TTCTGTGGGCTTACGAATATGACTAATGTAGTTTCGTTATTTTACCGTTATGTCCTTTGCTCTCATCGCGCAGGAGCCATTAAACACGGCGCCGTTTTCGATAATAATGTTCGGGGTGCTGACATCGCCGTTATGTAAAGAAGTATTTTTGAGGGTAACCTGCTCGGTTGCTGTAACATTGCCCGTAATCTCGCCGTGGGACACCAGGGTTTTTGTGCTGATGGTGGCCGTGACCTTCGCGGTAGGACCAACGACCAGCAGCCCTTCCGAGAAGATTTCCCCCTCGAAAACGCCCTTCAGCATAACAGAGGTCTTGAACTTGATGGTCCCTCTGATCTCGAGATCGTCAGCAACAACGGTGGTGATATCCTTTTCCTCATATTCCGTACTGCTGTTTTTCTTTTCCGGTATCATTTCCTTCTCCTTTTGTAATGTATGATTTAGGTTATGCCTATGCATATTTTATTCTTCTCGCAAAAACTTGCAAGATATTTTTTTTCGTTTTCATCGTCGATATACCAAAATGGTGCAAAAGAAATGCCAATTTTATAAAGTGAAATGTGAAATGTGAAAAGTGAAAGGGAGAAGATGAAAAATAAAAGGTGAAAAGGGAAGGGAAAAGAAAGAAAATGAATATCAAAAAAAGATTTTGACATTTCACATTTTACTTTTCACCTTTTCACGCTCAGGGGTGTTTATATTTTGACTATAGTGACAATAAACATGACAGCAAGGAGGTTGTTTAAAATATCGAGATTGATTTGAAGAGTTTCTTCACCTTGTTCTCATTCTGCTCACCCTGTTCATCCTGTTCGGACAGGGTGTCCTGTGGTTTCTGCATCGTTGAACGTCCGATGAAAAGGGCCCCTTCAGATATGATCAGCTTGACGGTCTGGATATCGCCCTGGACCTTTCCGTCAGGCTTTATCTCAATGATCTCCTTTGCGCTGACGTTGCCTTCGATATTCCCGTCAATCATTATTTCGCGGGCTTCCACATCACCTTTTATGTCCCCGGTCTTGCCGATGATCAGACCGTCTACCCGGATATTGCCTTCAAAATTCCCATCGATCCTGACAATCCCCTCTGTAGTGAGTTCGCCCTTTATTGTTACATCCTTGCTTATGAATGTTTCAATCGATGAGTTTTTCTTATGAAACATTATTGCATCTCTTTTAGATAAAGGGTCGGGTTGATCTGTCTGCCGTTTTTCCATACTTCATAGTGGAGGTGGGGCCCCGTTGTTATTCCCGTAGAACCCGAACTCGCGATAAGTTCACCTTTTTTTACCTTTTGACCGACTGAAACATGATTCTTCTTGTTGTGTGCATAGGCCGTGCTGAATCCATGGCCGTGTTCCACGACAATAATGTAACCGCTGTCGTTTGTCCAGCTTGAAAAACTGACTATTCCGGGGGCTGTTGTATGCACCGGTGAACCGACAGGCGCCCGTATATCGATCCCTGTGTGCATGGTCTTTTCACCGGTAACGGGGTGTACCCTTTCCCCGAAATAAGAGCTTATATTCCCGTTAACGGGACACCCGGCAGGGGTTGCGAGATATACATCTTTTTGTTCCGAGATGTAATTTTTGATTGCAGAGACGGACTGAATGGTTTCGTGGATCTGTTTTTTCAGCGATTCGATATCGAGTGACCCTGTATCCTTAAAATCGACAGACTCAAGGATTGTGTTCTTCGATTTC
This genomic interval from Syntrophorhabdaceae bacterium contains the following:
- a CDS encoding polymer-forming cytoskeletal protein encodes the protein MIPEKKNSSTEYEEKDITTVVADDLEIRGTIKFKTSVMLKGVFEGEIFSEGLLVVGPTAKVTATISTKTLVSHGEITGNVTATEQVTLKNTSLHNGDVSTPNIIIENGAVFNGSCAMRAKDITVK
- a CDS encoding polymer-forming cytoskeletal protein — encoded protein: MFHKKNSSIETFISKDVTIKGELTTEGIVRIDGNFEGNIRVDGLIIGKTGDIKGDVEAREIMIDGNIEGNVSAKEIIEIKPDGKVQGDIQTVKLIISEGALFIGRSTMQKPQDTLSEQDEQGEQNENKVKKLFKSISIF
- a CDS encoding M23 family metallopeptidase, with the protein product MKILLCCFLCLTGVGYILSIGVDTVEYYVMKKKLSYLAKEFDDLKSTISSLKKADTEFTKLLSLKSKNTILESVDFKDTGSLDIESLKKQIHETIQSVSAIKNYISEQKDVYLATPAGCPVNGNISSYFGERVHPVTGEKTMHTGIDIRAPVGSPVHTTAPGIVSFSSWTNDSGYIIVVEHGHGFSTAYAHNKKNHVSVGQKVKKGELIASSGSTGITTGPHLHYEVWKNGRQINPTLYLKEMQ